In Nymphaea colorata isolate Beijing-Zhang1983 chromosome 13, ASM883128v2, whole genome shotgun sequence, one DNA window encodes the following:
- the LOC116266799 gene encoding AAA-ATPase At3g50940-like — protein sequence MKKLILRSAQMDWLGNPASSSSSTLSSPETRALFSVVASIAAYTVLISTIIKDFFPFDLHRYATSKLRNLISRIICPRICVILIKEGDGMVNNQLFESAEVYLAATMVSSMQRFQVSKYEKESKYTINVETGEEIADVFEGITYKWKMVAGEDNSHPNFEGRPRVFELSFRSRHRDVALNSYLPHVLKIAEATKLEKRALRLHTLNDLCSCEMWNWINLDHPATFETMAMNDALKETIMDDLRRFLGRREYYKKVGKAWKRGYLLYGPPGTGKSSLIAAIANFLNFDVYDLEFTSIHSNSALRRLLVGTSNPSILVVEDVDCSAPVYNRDIVKEGSGKLQKHGVQKSEQLTLSGILNFIDGLWSSAGDERIIILTTNHRERLDPALLRPGRMDMHIYMGYCSFSSFKMLVSNYLGIHDHPLLEQVMPLIDKVEITPAEVAEILVRNEDPAAAILCVIESMKMKMEEKEDERKS from the exons ATGAAGAAATTAATCCTCCGTTCAGCCCAAATGGATTGGCTGGGCAACCCTGCATCTTCTTCATCCTCCACCCTTTCCTCTCCAGAAACAAGAGCTCTTTTTTCTGTAGTGGCCTCAATTGCAGCCTACACCGTGCTGATAAGCACAATCATCAAGGACTTTTTCCCATTTGATCTACACAGATACGCCACCTCTAAACTCCGCAACCTCATCTCTCGCATTATATGCCCACGGATCTGCGTCATTCTCATTAAGGAAGGTGATGGCATGGTGAACAACCAATTGTTCGAGTCTGCAGAGGTGTATCTGGCAGCCACCATGGTTTCCTCGATGCAGAGGTTTCAAGTGAGCAAGTATGAGAAGGAGAGCAAATACACCATCAATGTGGAAACAGGGGAAGAGATTGCTGATGTCTTTGAAGGCATCACGTATAAATGGAAAATGGTAGCCGGGGAAGACAATTCCCATCCCAATTTTGAAGGTCGCCCTCGCGTTTTCGAGCTGAGTTTCCGTAGTAGGCACAGGGACGTTGCCCTGAACTCGTATCTCCCGCATGTGCTCAAGATTGCTGAGGCAACAAAGCTTGAGAAGAGGGCATTGCGTCTCCACACTCTAAACGACTTGTGTTCCTGTGAGATGTGGAACTGGATAAATCTGGACCACCCTGCAACTTTTGAGACGATGGCAATGAATGATGCGCTGAAGGAGACGATCATGGATGATCTGCGCCGGTTTCTCGGTCGCAGAGAATACTACAAGAAAGTAGGCAAGGCTTGGAAAAGAGG GTACCTTCTATATGGTCCTCCGGGAACTGGTAAATCAAGCTTGATTGCAGCCATTGCCAACTTCCTGAACTTCGACGTCTATGACCTTGAGTTCACCTCCATTCACTCCAATTCTGCACTTCGCCGCCTCCTTGTTGGCACCAGTAATCCCTCTATACTTGTCGTTGAGGACGTCGATTGCTCCGCTCCAGTATATAATCGTGACATTGTCAAGGAAGGCAGTGGCAAGCTTCAAAAGCACGGCGTCCAGAAGTCGGAGCAGTTGACACTTTCCGGCATCCTCAACTTCATTGACGGCTTGTGGTCAAGTGCTGGAGACGAACGGATTATTATCCTAACGACAAACCACAGAGAACGATTAGACCCAGCTTTGTTAAGGCCTGGCCGAATggacatgcacatatacatggGCTACTGTAGCTTCTCCTCCTTCAAAATGTTGGTCTCAAATTATCTAGGCATCCATGACCATCCACTTCTTGAGCAGGTGATGCCGTTGATAGATAAGGTGGAGATCACCCCAGCTGAGGTTGCTGAAATCTTGGTGAGGAATGAAGACCCTGCTGCTGCAATTCTATGTGTTATTGAGtccatgaagatgaagatggaagaaaaagaagacgagAGAAAAAGCTGA